The following proteins are encoded in a genomic region of Pseudomonas sp. Os17:
- a CDS encoding cation diffusion facilitator family transporter, with protein MIGNPEHARLLRLATRASVTVAGILIVTKAIAWWLSGSVSMLAGLTDSVLDGFTSLLNLLAVHYALRPADDDHRYGHGKAESLAGMAQALFIAGSAVLIAFQAFERLQHPEPVGAPWLSIGVIGLSLVLTVALLILQHRVIRETGSNAVRADSLHYRSDLLLNGSILLALVLAAFGWHQVDAWFGLGIAAYILWSAIHIARESFSVLMDEELPPDVSQHMLELACSVPGVLGAHDLRTRISGSHWFVQLHLELPGDLSLSVAHAISDQAAEAIHQAYPRAEVLVHADPQEVVEAAKAQ; from the coding sequence ATGATTGGCAACCCGGAACACGCTCGCCTCCTGCGCCTGGCCACCCGCGCCTCGGTCACCGTCGCAGGCATCCTGATTGTGACCAAGGCGATCGCCTGGTGGCTCAGCGGCTCGGTGAGCATGCTGGCGGGCCTGACCGACTCGGTGCTCGACGGCTTCACCTCGCTGCTCAATCTGTTGGCGGTGCATTACGCCCTGCGCCCGGCCGATGACGATCATCGCTACGGCCACGGCAAGGCCGAGTCGCTGGCGGGCATGGCCCAGGCGCTGTTCATCGCCGGCAGTGCGGTGCTGATTGCCTTTCAGGCGTTCGAGCGCCTGCAGCACCCGGAGCCGGTGGGCGCGCCCTGGCTGAGCATCGGGGTGATCGGGCTGTCACTGGTGCTGACCGTGGCGCTGCTGATCCTGCAACATCGAGTGATCCGCGAAACCGGCTCCAATGCGGTACGGGCCGACTCGCTGCACTACCGCTCCGACCTGCTGCTCAATGGCAGCATCCTCCTGGCCCTGGTGCTGGCGGCCTTCGGCTGGCATCAGGTGGACGCCTGGTTCGGCCTGGGGATCGCCGCCTACATTCTCTGGAGCGCGATCCACATCGCCCGGGAAAGCTTCTCGGTGCTGATGGATGAGGAGCTGCCCCCCGATGTCAGCCAGCACATGCTGGAACTGGCCTGCAGTGTGCCCGGGGTGCTGGGCGCCCATGACCTGCGCACGCGGATTTCCGGCAGCCACTGGTTCGTCCAACTGCACCTGGAATTGCCTGGCGACCTGAGCCTGTCGGTGGCCCACGCCATCAGCGATCAGGCCGCCGAGGCGATCCACCAGGCCTATCCACGGGCTGAAGTGCTGGTACACGCCGATCCGCAGGAAGTGGTCGAGGCCGCCAAAGCTCAGTAA